Part of the Terriglobia bacterium genome, TCGCTCAGTTGATACTTTGTGCAATTAACTGCCTGGCGCCCTTCGCTGACCGCGGCGTGCCATTCTCTGATGCCAGAGATCACAATGCCACTAGATGTAATCAGAATTGGTTCTGGGACGGTTTCAGGAGGCCGCCGGCCGTAAACCGTCTGGTTGATCAGTGACCCAACCAGGCCCAGATGGATGAAAACTGGATGCAACCTCAGTTGCACGGGCGGATAAGCGGCTGGAGTTCCCAGCAAATCTTTCCCGCCTGAAACCAGAGACACCTGCAGCCGCTCCTGAGCGCTCTGGATTTTTTCTGGGGCAGTTTGGCCGCATTCAGGAGCACTTCCCTGTCTTGGATAAGGGCGAAGCATTCTCTCGTTTCAAAAAACGAGGGAACGAACGAGGGAACGAAAAAGTTGAGACCTACCTATTTACACTCACTTAGCTGCCATCCATTTTACACTCACTTAGCTGCCATCCATGCGCTTAGAATTTTTTGTAAGTCCTTACGCGTCAGCAAGTGTCTGGGCTCATAACCCAAAGGTCGGTGGTTCTAATCCACCCCCCGCAACCAATCCTAAGTTTTTGATTCTGCAAGCCTTTCCTTCCCGACAACTGAAAAGTGTAAGAAAAATGTAAGAAAGATTTGCCTCTTTAGCCATTTTCCGCCTTCTCGTCTGGTATCCCATTGATTAAAATCCAACGCTAGCGAATGAGACTCGGTCAACTATACCGGGATGATAATGAACGCAGCTTAGGTAGCAACCGCTTGTCGTACAGATAAGGCGTCAGGCAGCTCATCTTCTATGTTCCTGAGATGCCGGTTGAAATAGCAACCCACCGTGATCAGAAGTGCCAGAATACCACTCAAGATCAGCAAGAAGGCGGCGCCTCTCCCTGGGCCGACGCCTATTGTACTCGTCAGCCCGACAGATTCCATGTATCCATGATCGAGAAACATTGGTCCAAAAACGTGATCGGCCAACGGCCCGGCAAGGAAGAAAGCCAGCGGAGTCGAGGACCACGCGATCATCATTCTTGTGGAAAATACCCGGCCTTGCATTTCGAGCGGGACCTTCATCTGCCAAATTGCTTGGCTGCAGCCGTTAATGATGGGCAGTTGAAAAAGGACAATAAAGATCGAAAGCGTAATCAGAAGTGCGGAAGCTTGCAACCCTCCCAAGATCAGCCCGATTCCATAAAACAGGGAGAATCCCAATAGGCCGTGAATTCGCCGCTTAGGTCCGCCCCATGTGCCCATGACTACGCTGCCAGCTAAGAATCCTAGCCCACCAATTGACATAATCGTACCCAACACGGCAGTGGAGGTAAAGGACAGGATCATTGGGGTGAATAACATCTGAGCAAAGCTGGAGGTAACGTTGATCGAAGCAAAAAAGAGGAGCAAGCCCACGAGTCCAGGGCGTTGCATAATGTACATCCATCCGTCATGCGCTTCTTTCAGAATCGGCCGCTTGGGACCTTTGGCAGGCAGCATTGGAACCGACATCAAAAACAGTGTCCCGATCGCGAAGAGAAACGTAGCAAAATCGATGGCGATGATGCCTTGAAGTTTGATCGGCCCAAGCAGGGATGCCGCCAAAACAGGAGAAAGCACTTGGGCTGCCGCGGGAGCAAGTTGCATCATCCCGCTTGCCCGCCCAATCTGCTTCATCGGCACCATTTGCGAGAGCAAGGCCATATAAGCCGGCATGCGGAAGGCCCCAGCGATTGAACCCACGGAGACCAGAATATAAATTTCCCAGATCGTGAGTTGCCCGGTAAAAAAGAGCACAGCAAGGATGAGACTGGAAACGCCAGCTCCAATATCGCTGAGCATCATCACAGTGCGGCGGTTGACCCGGTCTACCATGGCGCCGGCCAGGGGCGAAATTATGATTCCGGGTAACATCACGGAGACGGAAATCAATGCGAAACGCGTAATCGATCCTGTACGCTGATAGACCCAGATTCCAACTGCGAAACTCGTCATTCCAGATCCTACCAGCGAGATAAGCTGGCCAAACCATATCACGAGAAAGCTGCGAATTGAGCCTTGTTCTGTGGTCTCGGTCACGTCTCCTCTAACCTCTTCGCTGCAAAATTTCAATGAAGAATTTCGTGAATCGTTTTTTTTAAAGAGATCGAATCGCCTCAAAATTTGTCGATCTTGATTTTCGATTTAAGGTACCTTCCAATGCCTGTAAGCATCATGACCAAAATGCCTGAATCTCCGCGTCGAGTCCAAAACACGTTGTCAGGGGAAAGAACCGCATTGGCAGACAATACCGCCATACTCGGACGAGCATGCTGCAGTTCTTCCATGCCAAAAGGGAAACAATAGACTGTCAAGAAAAATCCGCCATACGGCCGGTTCCATTGCTTCAGTTCTTCCATGCCG contains:
- a CDS encoding MFS transporter, with the translated sequence MRSFLVIWFGQLISLVGSGMTSFAVGIWVYQRTGSITRFALISVSVMLPGIIISPLAGAMVDRVNRRTVMMLSDIGAGVSSLILAVLFFTGQLTIWEIYILVSVGSIAGAFRMPAYMALLSQMVPMKQIGRASGMMQLAPAAAQVLSPVLAASLLGPIKLQGIIAIDFATFLFAIGTLFLMSVPMLPAKGPKRPILKEAHDGWMYIMQRPGLVGLLLFFASINVTSSFAQMLFTPMILSFTSTAVLGTIMSIGGLGFLAGSVVMGTWGGPKRRIHGLLGFSLFYGIGLILGGLQASALLITLSIFIVLFQLPIINGCSQAIWQMKVPLEMQGRVFSTRMMIAWSSTPLAFFLAGPLADHVFGPMFLDHGYMESVGLTSTIGVGPGRGAAFLLILSGILALLITVGCYFNRHLRNIEDELPDALSVRQAVAT